A DNA window from Bdellovibrio sp. BCCA contains the following coding sequences:
- the proS gene encoding proline--tRNA ligase, which translates to MSDTAITPTRAQNYPEWYQQVIVAADMAENSPVRGCMVIKPWGYAVWENMQAVLDRMFKDTGHVNAYFPLLIPLSFLEKEAAHVEGFAKECAVVTHHRLKGDGNGKLVPDGELEEPLIIRPTSETIIGHQFAKWVKSYRDLPILVNQWCNVMRWEMRTRMFLRTAEFLWQEGHTVHATAKEAQEETLQMLDVYSDFAENYMAMPVIKGMKTPDERFPGAVDTYTIEALMQDRKALQAGTSHFLGQNFAKASEIKYLSAEGKEEFAWTTSWGVSTRLIGGLIMTHSDDNGFIAPPRIAPLHVVIIPIYRNDEEKAQVLEYVQSLAKDLKQQNYVGSSIRVKIDDRDMRGGEKAWQYIKQGVPVRVEVGPRDMAKGEVFVGRRDRGPKEKASQARNAFVENIGNLLQEIQDGLFERAKKFRDDNIKLITNLQDFEKHFAGDEASAPGFAMVPWCEEGIGHELLAKLKVTPRCIPLKQEPVKGTCIFSGKPATKWVLFAKSY; encoded by the coding sequence ATGTCAGATACAGCTATTACGCCAACGCGCGCGCAAAATTATCCTGAGTGGTACCAACAAGTCATCGTCGCTGCCGACATGGCGGAAAATTCTCCCGTTCGTGGTTGCATGGTGATCAAGCCTTGGGGTTACGCTGTTTGGGAAAACATGCAAGCCGTTCTAGATCGCATGTTCAAAGACACGGGCCACGTGAATGCCTACTTTCCATTGTTGATTCCATTAAGCTTCCTAGAAAAAGAAGCTGCTCACGTGGAAGGTTTCGCGAAAGAGTGTGCGGTTGTGACCCATCACCGTTTGAAAGGTGACGGCAACGGCAAGCTTGTGCCAGATGGCGAGCTTGAAGAGCCACTTATCATTCGTCCAACGAGTGAAACAATCATCGGTCACCAATTCGCGAAATGGGTGAAGTCTTATCGTGATCTTCCAATCTTGGTAAACCAATGGTGTAACGTGATGAGATGGGAAATGCGCACACGCATGTTCCTTCGTACAGCGGAATTCCTATGGCAAGAAGGCCATACGGTTCATGCGACAGCAAAAGAAGCCCAAGAAGAAACTTTGCAGATGTTGGATGTTTATTCTGACTTTGCCGAGAACTACATGGCAATGCCCGTGATTAAGGGTATGAAAACGCCGGACGAAAGATTCCCGGGTGCGGTGGATACCTATACGATCGAAGCATTGATGCAAGATCGTAAAGCGTTGCAAGCAGGAACGTCTCACTTCTTAGGTCAAAATTTTGCGAAAGCTTCTGAGATCAAGTATCTCAGCGCTGAAGGTAAAGAAGAGTTTGCATGGACAACATCTTGGGGTGTTTCAACTCGCTTGATTGGCGGTTTGATCATGACTCACTCTGATGATAATGGATTTATTGCTCCACCAAGGATTGCGCCTTTGCATGTGGTGATCATTCCAATCTACCGCAATGACGAAGAAAAAGCTCAGGTGCTTGAATACGTTCAATCGCTGGCGAAAGATTTGAAGCAACAAAATTACGTGGGCTCTTCAATCCGTGTGAAAATCGACGATCGCGATATGCGCGGTGGTGAGAAAGCATGGCAGTACATTAAACAAGGTGTCCCTGTCAGAGTCGAAGTCGGTCCTCGTGATATGGCCAAAGGCGAAGTGTTCGTCGGTCGTCGTGACCGTGGTCCAAAAGAAAAAGCGTCTCAAGCAAGAAACGCGTTTGTTGAAAATATCGGAAATCTTTTGCAAGAGATCCAAGACGGTCTTTTTGAAAGAGCTAAAAAATTCCGCGATGACAACATCAAGCTCATCACAAACTTGCAAGACTTTGAAAAGCACTTTGCAGGGGATGAAGCTTCTGCACCTGGTTTCGCGATGGTTCCATGGTGTGAAGAAGGCATCGGTCATGAGCTTCTTGCGAAACTTAAAGTCACTCCACGCTGTATTCCATTGAAACAAGAACCGGTGAAAGGAACTTGTATCTTCTCTGGAAAACCGGCAACGAAGTGGGTTTTGTTCGCGAAATCTTACTAA
- a CDS encoding L,D-transpeptidase — translation MKFLLLSFFLFVFSLRATAEDLQAPAEISEALGLPQPQYTSQVRTLAEFQQVEAMNIFSEFPIVLVINKKASGPGAQRMKVYEYGSLTAEWKTSTGRERWETAKSGRTYFTGTPTGYYYPYELIRNGWSETWDAPMEFSVFFNGGVAVHATTSNHYSELGYRASGGCVRLHRNNASYIYEKILQAGRGLVPIINQSGMVSRDRYGRPLRAVKWRTLIIVEDI, via the coding sequence ATGAAGTTCCTATTGCTCTCGTTCTTTTTATTTGTTTTCTCTTTGCGCGCGACTGCAGAAGATTTACAGGCGCCCGCAGAAATTTCTGAGGCGTTGGGTCTGCCGCAGCCTCAATACACCAGCCAGGTTCGGACTCTGGCAGAGTTTCAACAAGTCGAAGCGATGAATATTTTTTCAGAGTTTCCTATTGTTCTGGTGATCAATAAAAAAGCCTCAGGCCCCGGCGCGCAGCGAATGAAAGTGTACGAATACGGAAGCCTGACCGCAGAATGGAAAACCTCCACGGGGCGCGAGCGTTGGGAAACAGCGAAAAGTGGAAGAACATATTTCACCGGAACACCTACGGGTTACTATTATCCCTATGAATTGATTCGCAATGGCTGGTCAGAGACATGGGATGCTCCTATGGAATTTAGTGTTTTCTTTAATGGTGGTGTCGCCGTTCACGCAACGACTTCCAATCATTATAGCGAGCTTGGGTATCGGGCTTCAGGAGGCTGTGTTCGTTTGCACCGTAACAATGCCTCTTATATTTACGAAAAAATTCTGCAGGCGGGCCGTGGTTTGGTGCCGATCATCAATCAAAGCGGCATGGTTTCTCGCGATCGCTATGGACGTCCTTTGCGCGCCGTTAAGTGGAGAACCCTTATCATTGTCGAAGATATTTGA
- a CDS encoding sigma-54-dependent transcriptional regulator, producing the protein MTAQNTKILIIDDEAPIRDVLSASLKDEGYQVAFAHDGETGLQAIRDFQPDIVFQDIWMPGKYDGIEVLTMARKEFPHLEFIMISGHGTIETAVKSTKLGAWDFIEKPLSMDKILITITNILSFQQQKEEKVLLLNKLRKSIALIGEAPSIVQTKQIIARVAPTNSWVLIQGEAGTGKELVAQNIHYMSARASRPFVEINCGGIPEDLLESEIFGIEKGAMPGVDRVKKGKLDLAQGGTLYIAEICEMNMAAQGKLLSYLDEKKYSRVGGHELIENDVRVIAASSKDLEKEVKEGRFREDLYYRLNVIPFRVPALREHMEDIPVLVSFFSDNVSRESGYPKKAFSEKAIEKMTSYQWPGNVRELKNFIERVYILTPSEFVDVHDLRFAGLIDKDDEKAVEMQDLSTFREARAQFEKEYLLRKISENNGNISKTAEVIGLERSYLHRKIKAYGIDTKDN; encoded by the coding sequence GTGACGGCTCAAAATACTAAAATTCTTATTATCGATGACGAAGCTCCCATTCGTGATGTTTTGTCTGCGTCTTTGAAAGACGAAGGCTATCAAGTGGCGTTTGCTCACGACGGTGAAACAGGCTTGCAAGCCATTCGTGATTTCCAACCCGACATCGTTTTCCAAGATATCTGGATGCCAGGTAAGTACGACGGTATTGAAGTCTTAACGATGGCTCGTAAAGAGTTTCCGCATCTAGAGTTCATCATGATCTCTGGACACGGAACAATTGAGACTGCGGTAAAGTCGACAAAATTAGGTGCATGGGATTTTATCGAGAAGCCTTTATCGATGGATAAAATTCTTATCACGATCACGAACATCTTAAGCTTCCAACAACAAAAAGAAGAGAAAGTTCTTTTGTTGAACAAACTTCGTAAGTCGATCGCTTTGATCGGTGAAGCTCCTTCGATTGTGCAAACAAAGCAAATCATCGCGCGTGTAGCACCAACAAACTCGTGGGTTCTAATCCAAGGGGAAGCGGGAACTGGAAAAGAACTTGTCGCTCAAAATATTCACTACATGAGTGCACGTGCCAGCCGTCCGTTTGTTGAAATCAACTGCGGTGGAATTCCTGAAGATCTTTTGGAATCAGAAATCTTCGGAATCGAAAAAGGTGCAATGCCTGGGGTTGACCGCGTAAAAAAAGGAAAGCTTGATTTAGCTCAAGGCGGAACTCTTTATATCGCAGAAATCTGTGAGATGAATATGGCCGCGCAAGGAAAGCTTCTTAGCTACTTGGATGAAAAGAAATACTCTCGCGTCGGTGGTCATGAGTTGATCGAAAACGACGTGCGCGTGATCGCAGCGTCTTCTAAAGATCTTGAAAAAGAAGTTAAAGAAGGCCGCTTCCGTGAAGATCTTTATTATCGCTTAAACGTGATTCCATTCCGCGTGCCGGCTTTGCGTGAGCATATGGAAGATATCCCGGTGTTGGTGTCCTTCTTCTCTGACAATGTTTCCAGAGAAAGCGGATATCCAAAGAAAGCGTTTTCTGAAAAAGCCATTGAGAAAATGACTTCCTACCAATGGCCAGGGAACGTGAGAGAGCTAAAAAACTTTATTGAACGTGTGTATATTTTAACTCCAAGTGAGTTTGTGGATGTGCACGATCTGCGCTTTGCGGGTCTTATCGACAAAGACGATGAGAAGGCCGTTGAGATGCAAGATCTTTCCACTTTCAGAGAAGCCCGTGCGCAATTTGAAAAAGAATATCTATTACGCAAGATTTCTGAAAATAACGGAAACATCAGTAAAACTGCGGAAGTCATTGGTCTTGAAAGAAGTTACCTTCACAGAAAGATCAAAGCCTACGGTATTGATACAAAAGACAACTAA
- a CDS encoding cation:proton antiporter has product MSTTLIEEFEKHREISPEGATFLTELEASIGKDLWLSAGGHWAKISIVKFRRVAMEKLAAELRGNSRDDYKNAWTEVVRDFHQGFWGEHRLGKKEKKPRTEEQIIFWELFSYIWILLQALFIVKTLIFYLGLKSAQEGTTDGKISVALAMLFSFVSLGWFAYRKSKNSNKTEAMKFVGWIVLGILLGPSLFNVGMPSWFSSVSQAAGGLFLFFAGWEMRFLNLKRDVRFYSILFVGSFVFPCVVGYFLLGQKMFLALAMGISALPVAIQLLKEKGLYGTLLAKRTITLASLCDICPWIILIFLLPKQDIKAWVLSHWVVLAFFVGLAVGRFKTLQMTPAILNLQMWGLAPFFFVGLGWKVDIVELFSLPVFLTLLAVAIVTKSLGTYVASRCAGEPHQSAMDLAVLLNARGAMEVLAAHFAYRAGLIDGASFAGLVLVGIITSLMAVPLVRKAKAPHSESVDNCVERC; this is encoded by the coding sequence ATGAGTACGACCCTTATTGAGGAATTTGAAAAACACCGCGAGATCTCACCCGAGGGGGCGACGTTTTTAACGGAGTTAGAAGCGTCCATTGGAAAAGATCTTTGGCTCAGTGCGGGCGGGCACTGGGCGAAAATTTCCATTGTGAAATTTCGTCGTGTCGCTATGGAAAAATTGGCGGCAGAGCTTCGCGGAAATTCAAGGGACGATTATAAAAATGCGTGGACTGAAGTTGTCCGCGATTTTCATCAGGGTTTTTGGGGCGAGCATCGTCTGGGAAAAAAAGAAAAGAAGCCGCGCACGGAAGAGCAGATTATTTTCTGGGAACTTTTTTCTTACATTTGGATTCTTTTGCAGGCCCTATTCATAGTCAAAACTTTGATTTTCTATCTGGGACTTAAATCCGCTCAAGAAGGCACCACAGACGGAAAAATTTCCGTTGCCTTGGCGATGTTGTTTTCATTTGTCTCGCTGGGGTGGTTTGCCTACCGCAAATCCAAAAATTCGAATAAGACTGAGGCAATGAAATTTGTAGGGTGGATTGTTTTAGGCATTCTCTTGGGTCCTTCACTTTTCAATGTGGGCATGCCTTCTTGGTTCTCCTCCGTTTCTCAGGCCGCGGGCGGACTCTTTTTGTTTTTTGCAGGATGGGAAATGCGTTTTTTAAATCTAAAAAGAGACGTGCGTTTTTATTCCATTCTCTTTGTCGGTTCTTTTGTTTTTCCATGTGTTGTGGGTTATTTCTTGCTGGGACAGAAAATGTTTCTAGCCTTGGCGATGGGAATTTCCGCTTTGCCCGTGGCAATTCAGCTTCTCAAAGAAAAAGGTCTTTACGGAACTCTTCTGGCGAAGCGAACAATTACGCTAGCAAGTCTTTGTGATATCTGTCCGTGGATTATTTTAATTTTTCTTTTACCAAAACAGGACATCAAAGCTTGGGTCCTCAGTCACTGGGTGGTGCTTGCATTTTTCGTAGGTCTTGCTGTCGGACGCTTTAAGACTTTGCAGATGACTCCGGCCATTCTGAATTTGCAGATGTGGGGACTAGCTCCCTTCTTCTTTGTTGGACTGGGTTGGAAGGTGGATATCGTTGAGCTATTCTCATTGCCGGTGTTCTTAACTCTATTGGCTGTGGCCATTGTGACAAAGAGTCTGGGAACTTACGTGGCTTCACGCTGTGCCGGAGAACCTCATCAAAGCGCCATGGACCTGGCTGTTCTTCTAAACGCCCGAGGAGCGATGGAAGTTTTGGCGGCGCATTTTGCTTATCGGGCTGGGCTGATTGATGGAGCTTCTTTTGCGGGATTGGTTCTAGTTGGCATCATCACATCATTGATGGCGGTACCACTCGTGCGAAAGGCTAAGGCGCCTCATTCAGAATCAGTCGATAACTGCGTTGAACGTTGTTGA